CTCCTGCGCTGAACGGTTCGCCGATCTCTTTTTTGTCGATGAAGTGGTGTTTGACCTCGTCGAGCATCCAGCGCGGCGGTTTGGCGGTGCCGATGTCCATGCCGCGATAGATCTGGCGCGAGTCCGCCGAGATGATTTCGCCGCCGGTCTGGCGGGCGATGCGGAAGGCCAGCTCCGTTTTGCCAGAGGCGGTCGGGCCGAGGATCACGAGAACCGGTTTAGTATTCATTGTTACCCTTCGGCGGGAAAAAGGGGTTTGAGGGCAGCATAGACCTTCGAGACTGGCAGGCCGACCACGTTGTAGTAGCAGCCGTCGATGCCTGTGACGAAGCAGGCGAGAAGCGGATCCTGGATGCCGTACGATCCGGCTTTGTCGAAGGGTTTCATTACTTCGATGTAGCGGGTGATCTCTCGAGGCGTCATCGGGCCGATTTCGACGATGGTGCGGGCGTAGTCTGTGATCGCCTTGCCGTTGTGCAGGATACAGAAGCCGGTCAGTACCTCGTGGCTGCGGCCTTGCAGCGTGGAGAGCATATCGAAAGCGTGGTCGAAGTCGCCGGGTTTGCCGAGCGGCTTGCCGTCGAGTACCACCGTGGTGTCCGAGCCGAGCACGACCGCGCAGGCCTCATCCGCCGAGATACTACGTAGCACGGCTTCGGCCTTTTGCTTCGAGATTTCCATGACATTTTCCTCGGCCGTCAGCACCGGATCGAAGGTCTCGTCGAT
The nucleotide sequence above comes from Chlorobaculum tepidum TLS. Encoded proteins:
- a CDS encoding Maf family protein encodes the protein MTSHRKLILASQSPRRRELLAMTGIPFETASVEIDETFDPVLTAEENVMEISKQKAEAVLRSISADEACAVVLGSDTTVVLDGKPLGKPGDFDHAFDMLSTLQGRSHEVLTGFCILHNGKAITDYARTIVEIGPMTPREITRYIEVMKPFDKAGSYGIQDPLLACFVTGIDGCYYNVVGLPVSKVYAALKPLFPAEG